In Setaria italica strain Yugu1 chromosome IX, Setaria_italica_v2.0, whole genome shotgun sequence, the genomic stretch TGTATTTCATACAAGAAAAGGTCAATTTTACAAACTTTGATCAACAATTATGCAAACTACATACAAGTTTAGGACAAAAAACTTACAACAGTAGATTCGTATTCAAGTACCTCTGGTATGATATTGTTTCTTTGGCAAATAATAACAATCTGTTAGAGAAATCGGTGGTCAAAATCTATTATGCATGACTTTTTGCTTATCAAAATACGCTTACATTttttaaaatggagggagtaatatagtTTAAAGATTGTTAGTCACGAAATACATGCCATCATTATTTGGTGCCAAAACAAGGCCAATACTTTTGACGCCTAAGATCTAGCCGGCACAAGCAATGGACCATGGACCATAGCTGACTAGATAAATTTTTTttagacggagggagtagcttccAATCAAACCCTAGTCATTTTTTCAAGGAAAGTCTTTTGTTGACCTACTTCCTCTATCCGGAAAAGAATGTAAATCTCGTTTTACAAGGAGTCAAAGGATCTTTAGTTTTGCTAAGTTTATAGAACATATTATCTACATTTAGATTTTGAGTTaaatttatcatgaagatacatcacatgattaatctaatgatacttattacGCATCGTAAACATCAATACCTTTTTAAATAGATTTGGTCAAAATTAAGAATCtttggtcttccgaggatgcgagatttgcatttttttcttgaaacgGAGGTAGTACTAAATAAAGCCACAAAACATACTTTCGCACAACTAAACTTCGGCCAAACGCAACTTTATCTTGGCACATGCACCAACAAGGCAAAATAACTTTGCCAATTTGCTTCTTGTTTTTAAGCAAAACTTTGGCAATACAGCACAAATTTTGGCAGGACTTCGTGGGTCATGAACCAAACAGGGCCCTGCTACCGAGTTGGGCTTGTTGGCCCATTTGGCACCTAGGGTTTGCGGGggaatcatatatatatatatatcgggGGCTCCCCTCGGCATCTTCTCCTCGGTCTAATCTAAGGCAGCCGACGCCGCCGCAACCTCTCCTTCCACGTCTAGGAGAAGAGCTGAACCCCGGCCGGAGGTTAGGAGGGCGATGGAAAGCGTGGGTGAGAGGGGGGCGATGGAGAACGGGGGTGGGACGATGCGGAGGTTACCAGACACGGGGTTGGTCATGTGTTCCACATGCTCCGGTTTCTTGCTCAGGATGAAGCGCACATCGGTTCCCAAGCCTGACGAGGAGGTGTTGGAGGTGGTGACGGAAGCCGAGAAGATGCGGGCCTTGATGAAGGCGGTCCTGCTGCACGGGCCCCTCCAGGAGATAGAGCCGGCTGAGGCGACGAAGGAGCAGTGGAAGGTtctgcagaggaggaggaggattatgATGGAGACCAAGAAGTGCCCAACTTGCTCCGGTTCGCTGTTAGAGGCGTGCCCGACTTGCTTCCGTTCTCTGTTACAGAAGCCCGGGCCCGATGAGGAGGACAAGGCGATGGTAGCGGACCCCGGATCGAAGGCCGGATCGAAGGAGAAGATGAGCTCGAGGGAGGAGGGCAGCGAGTTCATGGCTGTCCTTCCGTCGCAGGGCGGGAAGGAGAGGATGAAGATTGCGACGGAGGACGAGGCGATGGTGGCAGACGCCAGATCGGAGCAGAAGTTGAAGCGATCGAGGGAGGAGGGCAAGAGATCTAGCAGCGGattgaaggagaagaagaaggtgaagagCGAGGATAAGGAAGGCAGCGGATCAAAGAAGAAGGCTAAGAGATCGAGCGAggtatttcttttattttcagaGTATCTTTCTTTGGAATCTTATTTCAAGTTCGATTAGAAGGAAATATTTATTTCAATGAGTTCCCCTTTTTTAGCTAAACTGCTTGAATTCCGGGCAAAAAGGGGTACTCCTTGTATAACTACATTGTATAGTCTCGAAATGCTTTAAGCCGGAAATAGCTAGCGTAGAATTTGTCTGATATAGAACACTTGTATCaataaaatagtttgaactaTTTACTTAGAAGGGCACGCATCCTCTTTTAAAATGCTAAAGCGGTGACCTACGTATAAAAAAGGAGATTTCTTTTTGGatttgaagaaaaataaaaggaattctatctatttttattttccatttATTTACTTTGTTTTTCTTAATGAAATTGAAATTATTAACTAACAGATGGAGGGCAGTGGATCGAAGGAGGCGAAGATGAAGGGCAGCAgattggaggaggaggcgaagaTTGAGTTCATAGTCAAATCCGTCGGCGGAGATAGGAAGACTAAGATGGAGATTAAGAGGATGCTCAAGAAGGCCTTCGAGATTTTGAATGAGCTCCCTGTCAAGGTCGGCGGAGATAGGAGGACTAAGATGGAGATTAAGAGGATGCTCAAGAAGGCCTTCGAGATTTTGAATGAGCCCCCTGTCAAGTCTCAATCGGAGGAGGCAAAGATGGAGGACAGCGAATCGGCTGTCGGAAATAGGAAGACTAAGATGGTGACTTATAGGGTTGACAAGAAGACCATTGATTTTTTGAAGAATCATCCCCCTCTCAAGCCTCCTCCCATCGGCGCCTGTAAGCCTGAGCTGCGCCAACGCTTTATTGATATTACTGCTCCCTATGTTGAGGTTGAACGTGTGCTCCTTGAGTACTTGCAATGCCATTACTCCATCAAGGGGTATGCTGAGGTGCAGCTGGAGGTCACCGATGACGAAGGCGATGACCACAAGTTGGTGTAGCACTGTTGTCACGTGTGGTTGGTGTGGTAACGAGTTAAGGCTGCCTAGCATAATAATAATTTTAGTATAAGTGATGAACAACCTTCGCTTGTTCAGAGATATTCAGCTTTGTTAGCTTGTACTAGTAGTATTTAAGTTGAAAAGTGGTATCTTTTGTCATATGAGTACCTGGGTACTGATGTTATCATGCATGTTATTCTCACATCTGAAGACTTGAGTTTCTATATTTTCCTAGAACTCAGCTCGATTCAGATGTTATTTAGTTGATGTCTCCGTGTCATTGTCTCATATCTTACGAGTTGCTATATTTTCCTAGAAGATGTTATTTAAACGAGCTATTGTATATGTCTCCAACCAGCGCGGTGGCCGTGCTATTGGTGTTTCTTTTGTTAACCTTCTTTCCTGATTATAAAAATTCTGATGAAGCTTGATCCCCGGCCTGGTGCCTTACCTTGGCATGGAATTTAAAAATTCTGATGAAGCTTGGGCATTTTGGCGTAGCCCCAGCGGGCAGAAGGGCTTTGAGGTTAGAAAAAAGGTATACAAATAAAAAGCGTGATGGCAAGATTACATCATGTAGGTTTGTTTGTGTAAATGAGGGTCATCGGTTGCTAGACAAAAGAGATCATTTAACAAAGTGCCCTCGAGCTGAAACTAGAACTGATTGTCAAGTTCACATGAATCTTAAAATGGAGTGGGAAAAAGGAAATTTGAAAGTGAGTGAAGTGGTTTTGGAACACAATCACGCATTACACCTGCCAACAACCTTGCATCTAATGGCGCCACAAAGGAAAATTTCAGATTTACAAGCTTTTAAAATTGAAACAGCAGATGATGCAGGAATTGGACCAAAAGCTGCACATGAGTTGGCTAGTCCTCAAGTTGGTGGTCCACTCAATCTTAGTTACACCCTTCGTGATCATAAGAATTATTTGTGGACCAAGCGTCAAAGAGAGATGCCATACGGCCGAGCAGGTAGCATGCTCAAGTATTTTCATGACAAAATTGCCGAGAACCCATCATTCCAATATGCACTGCAAATGGATTATGAAGAACAGATAACAAACATATTCTGGGCTGATGCTAAAATGATCATGGACTATGCACATTTTGGTGATGTCATTAGTTTTGACACTACTTTTGGAACAAACAAGGAGAGTAGGCCTTTTGGTGTTGTTTTGGGGGCTGCTCCCATGTATGATGAAACCTTTCAATCTTTCAAGTGGTTGTTTGAGACCTTTCTAAAATCTCATAATGGACAACAACCTAAAATATTCTATACAGATCAAGATGCTGCAATGGGGAAGGCAGTTTCGCAAGTGTTTACAGAAGCATGGCATGGATTAAGCACCTTTCACATCATGCAAAATGCAGTCAAGCATCTACATGAAGAGAAGAATGAAGAGGAGATCGAAGACAATAGAATGGAGAAGAGTcgagagaagaaaaaagagaggaaaaggaagaagaaaaaggaggagaATGAGGAACCCAGTATTCTATCGAATTTTAGTGCATGCATATTTGAGTATGAAGACATTGCAGAATTTGAACAAAAGTTTAACCTCATGAGGCAAAAGGTGAGCAAGCAAACTTGGTTAGACAATATTTACAAGTTGAAAGAAAAATAGGCTAAATGTTATATGACGGATGTCTTCACATTAGGAATGAGAAGTACACAATTGAGTGAGAGTATGAACAATGACTTGAAAATCCATTTCAAATCGGATTTTGATATCATCCAGTTCTTTAAACATTTTGAAAGGGTGGTGCAAGGGAAAGGAATAATGAACTAAATTCAGAATTTgattcaaggaaaaaaatgccTAAAATATGTATGATGAGGCCGCCACCTATGTTGGTGCAGGCTAGCAAGCTGTACACACCTATTATATTTGAAGCTTTTCAAGGTCAATATGAAAGATCCTTGGCAGCTTGCACCAAAGCACTGGATGGTAGAAATGAATATCTAGTAGGGGATTTTACATATGAGGAGGAATATAAAGTTGTCGGTGATCTTTGAAGGAAACGGTTGTATGCAGCTGCAGGCAGTTTCATAGAATTGGGATATTGTGTAGCCATGCTCTTAAGGTTCTTGATTTGATGAATATCTACCACCACAATACATTCATCAACCACCACAATACGTGTTAAAGCATTGGACAAGGAAAGCACGGACTATAACTGTACAAGACAACCAAGGGAGAAACATAATTGAAAATCCTAAGATGGATGCTATGCTTCGGTTCAAATATATGCCCCACAAAATTTCTCAATTTGGCACACCAAGCAGCTAACTCTCCTGAGTGCATAATGTTAGTGGACAGCACACTTGACATCCTTGGTAAGGAAATTCCAGAAAAGGTCAATTCAAGTACAAGCACTTTTCAAGTCAATACAAGTACAAGCACTTCTCAGGATTCATGTACAGCACACTTGACATCCTTGATTAATCCTACGTAAAGAAAAATGATGTCCAAACAAAAAGTTCAAAACGAAAAAGAAACTGGCTCGATAAGAAGCACAAAGCTAGAAAAAGGATAGAAAACAAAGCTACATCTCAGTTTGGCGATGTTGTACATGGACAAGAGGCAGTGGTGGAGCACAAGCACCTTTAGGGAGAACACCTCGGTGATCCTGGGTCACGGGGCTTCCACCTGCTTCTGGTCCGATCACTGGATCGGTTCCACGACCTTCGCGATGGCCATGCAGGCTCTCTTCTTCCATGCCTTGAGACCTAACCTCTCTGTGCAAAATGCTGTTGAGTCTGGTGCCTGGAACCTGCACCTTCAACCCAGGTTGTCCTCCATTGCTCGTGAGGAGCTAGCCACTCTTATGCAAGCCCTCCAAGACGTCCACCTCCTGCCAGATGTTCCCGATCAACGAAGCATGGCGCACAACCCTTGCACCTTTCACCACCGAAGCACTATACAGAGCTCTTTCACCTGCAACACCGCCAGATGAATTCTCGACCTTAATCTGGCACAGCTACGCCacatgtaacacccaaaatttaaagaattcaaattcactaAAAATTGCTCAATTAGGTTGTCATTtaaatttctaggcatttaaatttgCATTTTCTCTAATTAAATTAATTCACcataggagtttattgtgcattgcatgctggtgcatttattttgattgatgGTGTTTgatcaaattaaaatttcaaattCCTATTCTAAACTCAAATCTCTTTTGCAAAAaggtttttccttttcttttctcttgggCTGCATCTCTTTTTCCCTCGGCCTAGCCGCACAGCAGCTCGCTTCCCTGGCCCAACCTCCTTCGCTTCGGCCCATCTCCCTCCACCAGCCCACATTCTTTACGCcggcctagctagctagcttgctcCTCCACCGGCCCAGCTAGCGCCGCACGTCCCTTTTCCCTCAGtcgctgacaggtggggcctgCTGGTCAGCCCCTCCTTCcaccttcctttcttcttcctcccgagcCTTCTAACCCGCGCGCCTCCTTCCTTTTCTTACGCCGCCGGACCTTCCTTTTCCCTGGCACCcgctctccgcctccgcctcgaccttgcccgcctccgcccctaTATAATTCGCCCCCCCCCCGGTCTCAACCACCAAGCCAGCGCCTCAAACCCTAGCCGCGCCTCAAACCTTAGCCACCCGAGCCTCTTCGCCGCCGCAAGCTCGCCGCCGTAAGGTGAGCTCCGCCGCCTCTTGGCTCTTCCCGAGGGCTCACACGAGTTCTCCGTATCCCCCGCGTCCTTCCCATGCAACCTGCACTCCAAACCGAGCCCCGGAGCGCGTTTTCGCGTAACTCCGACGAGGTGCCGCCGCACCTCCGCCGCGAGCCgagtcccgccgccgctcgtcgttACTTACGCCAGCATCGCGTGCGCCGGCCGTTCGATCTCGAATCGACAGTACGCAGCGAGCCTGTGCACGTGTTCACCGCCGGCCGTTCGATCCAGATCAAACGAACCAGATCTGTCCGCGCTCAGTCGCACCGGTCAACGCCCACAGCGTTGCGCACTTTTGCATTTAAGCCCTCTCCTTTTCTGCAAATCAACCCCAGTCCATTTTAATTCAAAAGTAATTGTGttaaaccttcggtttatacgtATAATTACGTATAAGTCCTCGGTTTTCCGCAGATTATAATTACGTATATgcctttgtttgcttgtatgtgctcgtgtgacgcgtgtagacggtCCGCAGTTtgagggatttgaagatcaagctttcgaggagtacgaacagcaagagcaaggccaagaaggcaagttgtgtccttgatcacttctATAAGTCCTGTCCACCTTTACTTTCGTGTTCCATACAACATTGCTATGCACATAATAGTTGTAatcttgatgggtcccaattaaggttcgcctagatttaATTTACCTTCATCTTGACCAATcgggtttacttttatgttgggtagctcatgcttagtgcttacttgggatatggtggtttaactgaaGTCAACTGATAGTATGTGTACATGGTTTGAGGtgattataaaaatatatagttCAACTTCAAGGTGATTCAGGAGTAGAAATGATTGTGTAAGCACCAGGGTCAAGCAAACCTCAAACACAGGTGGAAAACGGTATCACACCCAACAACGCTTGCCATTGGAGCTAATTAAGGATTGGCATCAATATACTTCGCTTTTTGTTTGGCCAAAATGAACTCGCAATGTATAGAACCAAATAACAATCGCTCTGAAATTGTTCTACACGAACCACTGCTCTTGTTATCCCCAAAAAAGAAGTATCTTCACAAAGCATTATCACCAGGATTCAGGACATATATCAAGGTTAATGGTGTCCCCAGAGATCAAATTTGGTTTAATAAATAACTTATAAAGTTAATTTGGTGTAATAAATAAGTTGCAGAATTATAAGGCAAGTGGCCTCAGAGATCAAATTTCACTAGAGAAACATGTGCTCTGCAGGTTTGGATTGCTAAGAAACATGTGCTTAACTGAGCATGTTTGTTGACTACATTTGATGGTGATGAATGGTAAAGGTGTGAAACATTAGAGTGCCTTATGTAAATATATCTCATCTAAGagcctttttttctttctctgcagCTCCTTTTTCTACACGAATAATAACATCATTGCATTAAGTCTTCTGTCCTGACAGATGTCCATCTTAAGAACAGAAGCATCTGAATCACCTCCCAGTGCTCATGCTGACACACATGCATCAGGATGATCCATCCATGGAACCAAATGTAACTAATCCACAAAGTATTTGATACAGATCAAAACTGAAGAAATGACAAGTTATGGCATTCTTCCAGTTCAAAGGTTTTTGACTTTTAGTGAACTAAAATGGAAGCATACTTTAGAACATGTATCATAagagtttaagtcaaaacagcACTGAATATTATATTCACCAACTAAAAATGTCCGAAAGTTTGCATGTTGTTGTTTACAGCTCTTCCAAAGAAGTCTCCTGAAACCAAAAGGAGCACATTATTAATTTTGATCGAGCAGACTGCCACCAGTCCCTCCACCGTCACTACCCCCAATTGAAAGAGTTGTAGCAAATCCCATTGTTCCACCAGAAAAGCTCTTCAACTCATAAGTGGGATGCATTCAACTCATTGGAGAAGTCAAGTATGTTCAATTTATTCCTTAGATTGCAAAATCTCTTCTCATCCAATGGCTTGACGAATATACCGTCAAGTTGATCATCGGTGCCAACACTCTCAATTGATATGTCACCCTTTTGTTGATGATCTCTTATGAAATGATGCCTAATGTCAATGTGCTTAGTTCTTGAATGTTGAACCGGATCGTTAGTGAGCTTCACCACACTTTTATTGTCGCATAGCAATGGCACTTGTTTGAACTTGATTCCAAAATCATCCGAAGTTGCTCTCATCCATAGCAATTATGCACAACAACTACCTGTCGACAGAATATCATCAGCAGTCCTCCGAGGGGTATCCCACGAAGGTAGATTGATCGGCAGAGGTGCGCGTAATCAAGAACAAGAAGGCAACAGAGACACAAGagttagataggttcgggccgtcGGTGCGACGTGATACCCTACTCCTGTGGTCTGTTGGTTTGTATTGGCTGTCGTATGATATTGCGTGAGTTTTGCGAGGGCCCCTACCCGCCTTATATAGccggggtagggttacaagtcggttagATCTAAGAGATAACTAAAAAGTAATAACAGATTATAGGAACCAGTGGATCGAGCATATCCTAACAGATCTCGTAGCATCTTCAGGATATCGCCCTTGATGTCTTGCGGTACACGCCGAGCAGTACCGTGCACCGTAAGCCTTTGTCTTATGGGCTGGACCGCCCCTAGCAGCGCAGCCCATGTAGTCCGCCATGGGTATCCGGGGTCGTACCCCCCACACTACCCGTCGAAATGTACTCCGGCTCGACCGTTGAAAGTGCAACACTATTTTGCTTCTTTGATGACCATGATACAAGTGATCTTCCAAGTAGTTGACATGTGCCCGATGTGCTCTTTCTATCAACCTTGCATCTTGCATAATCGGAGTCCGAATATCCAATCAACTCAAAGTTTGACCCCTTGGAATACTGTGGGGGATATACCCTTGGGTACCACAAGATCGTAGAAGATGTGATTTACTAGGACTCTTATAGATATTGTAATCTAAATATAATACCTACCTTATAGTCGACTAGGATACTTTctttgtaaccctacccctcccgagtatatacgGAGGGGCAGGGGTCCCTTGGTCGACAGACCAGATCCAGATACAAACCTTATGCTTAGCCTAGATACACCACAATATCTCATTACAATACAAACCAGCAGAACACAGGTTTTACGTCAATATGACGGCCTCAACCTTTCTAATTCTTGTGTCTCTGTTGCCATCTAGATCCTGATCACGCGTACCTCTACCATACAATCTACGATCGTGGGTATACCCCTCGGTGGACTATCGACCATATTTCGTCAACAGTTGGTGCGCCAAGTAGGGGTGTGCGCTTGATCCTTCGGCGTGTAGGATGGTAGTCGTTCAATGATCGGGTGAGTCGTTCCACATGTTGCTACTAGATTAATCCGGTTTTCTGAAACTAATCACCTGTAGATCTTGATCTTTTGTTTCCGATCCGTACaggactctctctctcttcacGGCAGCACTCTTTGTCATCATCACTCGGTGGCCCTCACCGACATCTCTCATCGACACCCCTCGCCGTCAACTCGTCATCATCTCTCGCCGACATCCCTCGCTGTCGACTCATCGTCATCGCTCAGCGGCCCTTGCCGACATCCCTCGTCATCGACTCGTCGACATTCCTCGCCGTCGACTCGTCGTCATCCCTCGCTGACATCCCTCATTGACATCCCTCGCTGTTGACTCATCATCATCGCACAACGGCCCTCACCGACATCCCTCATCGACATCCCTCGCCGTCGACTCGGTGTCATCACTCGACGGCCCTCACCGACATCCCTCGACGCCGCCGAGCCGGAAACGAGCCGTCCGGGCCACATCCGTCCACTCGGATGCTGCAACTCGCCGACTCTTCCACTCAGCAATGAATCAACCTAAGTCAcgctttaatatttttctaaatatCTACGGATATTAATTCACGCTTTAATCAAATATTTCTTCGATCGCCATACATCTTCAAAATTTTTCTTCATGATTCTTTGCCGACCACCCTAAGGGTGCGCTTAGCGTCTAATCATGTTTCTTCGCCTTTTACTCTTGACTGAGTCGCTAAAGTATTCAGGTGGAACACGCTTTCATCGTGAGGCAAAGAAGTGGCCCTGTTTTCGATTCAGCACCTAAACGCGCATAGGCAGTAGCGCTCTGCCTCATGGGCTGGTTGGCAGAGGTTCCTTGGTGATGCCTGTACTCTTAAGCGTGTATGGGCAGTAGCGCTCTGCGCCACGGGGTATGGGATAGCTGGGGCTTTGTTCTCACGTAAAATGCTAACCACGTGAGGAAATAAAGAAGACTTCAAAGAGCGAAAAGCGAAATTATTTCGCATATGTTATTTCATCAGTGCTGATTTTCTCCGGAgttcatatattttatttttacatCATATACTACTCATTCTAAATATTTGTTTTACAGGGGCCAGGTTCGGTCGATGAGCTCATTTTTGACGCTCGGGGACTGGATCAGTCAGGAAGGACAAGAGGATCATCGTCCGGGTGATCGCACCACCTGACACTCGGATTTCGTCGCCGACCAGTTGGTTGGATTGCTCGGCGCTCGCTTCATCACCGACCAACTGGTCGGACTGCTCGGCGCTCCCTACTGCTCGGCGCTCACTTCATCGCCGACCAGTTGGTTGGACTGCTCGGCGCTCGCTTCGTCAGCTGACTCGGCGCTCACTTAGTTGCCGACCAGTTGGTTGGACTGCGCCGACCAGCTAATCAGATTGCTCGTCGCTTGGTTTTCATCGTCAGCTACGTTGGGGGCTTGCCAGCGATGCTGGGGACTCCTCGGTGTTCGGATTCTTCGTGCAAGAGTCGCCAGCTAAGTTGGGGACTCCCTTGGCGGTCGGATTTTTTGGACCCTGACACAAGATTTTTTTCTCAATCTTCTAGCAGACTCGGGGAGGAAGTGTGCACACTTCACGGTGAGTGTGCTATATCTTCCTATTAAGGGTTATCAGCTAAGCTGGGGACTACCTGTGTGCTCGACTAGCATATGGAGTCTTATACTTTTTTACCCTGGCACTAGGTTTATTCTTCACCTAATGTCAGGCTCGGGA encodes the following:
- the LOC111258466 gene encoding uncharacterized protein LOC111258466 translates to MENGGGTMRRLPDTGLVMCSTCSGFLLRMKRTSVPKPDEEVLEVVTEAEKMRALMKAVLLHGPLQEIEPAEATKEQWKVLQRRRRIMMETKKCPTCSGSLLEACPTCFRSLLQKPGPDEEDKAMVADPGSKAGSKEKMSSREEGSEFMAVLPSQGGKERMKIATEDEAMVADARSEQKLKRSREEGKRSSSGLKEKKKVKSEDKEGSGSKKKAKRSSEMEGSGSKEAKMKGSRLEEEAKIEFIVKSVGGDRKTKMEIKRMLKKAFEILNEPPVKSQSEEAKMEDSESAVGNRKTKMVTYRVDKKTIDFLKNHPPLKPPPIGACKPELRQRFIDITAPYVEVERVLLEYLQCHYSIKGYAEVQLEVTDDEGDDHKLV